The genomic interval TGTGTACTAAGCACTTCAAGGTAATTCGTGTAACCTTCACCATAGCGTAAATTCGCGAGCTCCAATGTGCGCTTAAGTGCTAAAACCTGCTCATCTAAACTGCTCAACTTCTCTCCTGTCATTTGATAATTAAACAAGCTTTCTCGGACTTCACCAAAGGCAGTGCGCAAAGTCTGTCCATAGTTTAGAATCATCTCTTCATATTGAGATTTAGCCAAATCTACATTAGAGCTTGTGCGTCCAAAATCAATCAAATTTCCAACAAAGTTTCCTCCGAAATTCCATGTAGAATTAGAAGTATTCACAAGCTCATTTAATTGCGGGCTTACATAACCAAAAAGCCCCGTTAAAGAAATCGTTGGAAAATATGCACTTCTTGCGATTCCAATATTAAAATTTGCAGCTTTGAGATTCTGTTCTGCCGCTTCAATGTCTGGTCGCTTCTCTAAAATACTAGAGGGCAAACCTGCCTCAATCATAGGAGAATTAGGCAAATCTTGTGGTTGTGTTGGAATCTCATTAGCAAAAACTCCCGCTCCGTCGCGTCCAAGCAAAATCAAAAATGCACTTTGTGCAGCATTTTGCTCCATTAAAAGGCTCTGCAACTGCGCACGCACACTTGCCATTTCGGATTTCGCTTGTTGCATATCAATTTCAGAAATTTTACCTACATCAAACTCTTTCTTGCGATATTCGTAATTTTCCTCGCGACTTTTTAAGGTATTTTTAGAAATCTGCACTTGATTATTTAGTGTTAGGATTCCAAAATAACTTTCTGCAACATTTGAAACAAGGCTTAAGCGCACCATATCCCGATTTGCCTTCACTGCAAACAACTGCGCCAAAGCTCTTCTGTCCGCATCTCTTGCGCGTCCCCACAAATCAAGCTCGAAGCTCAAAACCGCACTTAAAGAGAAATTGTTATAATTGTCTGGCTGATTTTGCGCTAGATTTTTGCGATTCTTTGTTGCCCCGCCCTGTGCTTGGATATTAGGATAGCGGTCGCTTCTCGCATAGCTCCATTGACTACGCGCCTGCTCTACTCTTTGCATTGCAACAAGTAAATCATAATTATTCTGCAATGCTTCCTCCACAAAACGATTTAAAGTCTCATCTCCAAACTCTTCCCACCATTTTTGCGAAATTGCTATTTCTTGCGCAGATTGTATTGCCTCTTGAGAATCCGGCAAGTTTGTTTGTGGTTGCGCATATTTTGGAGAAAGAGAACAACCACTTCCTAAAATAGCCAATATCGCAAGAGGAAAACAAATTTTAAAAATCTTAAACATGTTTGCTCCTAAAAGACGCGATAAATTCGCTAAATCTTGCAAAATAAGTATAAAAAAGCGGAATAAAGAAAGTAGCAATAAAAGTTGCTGCAAGCATTCCACCAATGACACCTGTTCCGATTGCGTGGCGACTAGCTGCCCCTGCACCTGTGCTAATTGCGAGAGGAAAAACACCGATTGTAAATGCAAGCGAAGTCATTACAATCGGGCGGAATCGCAATCTTGCTGCTTCCACCGCAGAATCATAAATATCCTTACCCTCGTGTTCTCGCGCCTGCATTGCAAACTCAATAATCAAAATCGCATTTTTTGCTGCTAGTGCAATCAAGGTAATCAACCCGACTTGGAAATAAATATCATTGTTTAATCCTCTAAGCCAAGTTGCTAAAATCGCACCAAACACCGCAAAAGGCACAGCAGTAACAACTGCAAGAGGCATAAGCCACCGCTCATATTGTGCCGCTAGAATCAAGAAAACAAAAACAAGTCCAAAGATAAAAGCAACCGCTCCTGTCCCACTGCTTGCTTTTTCTTGATAAGAACTTCCCGAAAATGCAATCGTATAACCCTCTGGCAAAACTTCATTAGCGACTTCTTCAATCGCCAAAAGTGCGTCCCCTGAAGAATAGCCCGGTTTTGCATCTCCTGAAATTTGTGCTGCCGGGAAGAGATTAAATCGCTCCAAAATATCTGGACCAATCACGCGTTCATATTTTACAAGCGCGCTAATCGGCACAAGTTCGCCACTATTAGAGCGCACAAAGACATTACGCAAATCCTCTGGCTTTTCTCTAAAAGGACTTTCAGATTGCACATTCACCTTGTAAGTGCGCCCAAAGAGATTAAAATCATTGACATAATATGCCCCAAAAGTTGCTTGAAGTGTCGTAAAGGCATCAACCACATTCACCCCCATTGCTTTTGCTTTTTCTCTATCCAAATCTATGTGATATTGCGGCACATTTACGCTCAAGGTTGTTCGTAGTCCTGTGAGTTCTGGACGCTTTTGTGCAGCCTCTAAAACAAGCTGCGTGTTTTTTTGCAACTCTTGCACAGGAGCTCCTGTGCGGTCTTGTATATACATTTCAAATCCATCTGTCAAGCTAAGTCCCATAATCGGTGGAGGATTGAGTGCGAAAATAATTGCGCTAGGATATTTCATAAGCTGTCCTGTTAGAGAGCCCGCTAAAGCTTGAGAATGCTGCCCTGCACTCTTTCTTTCTTTCCAATCTTTTAACATAATAAACGCTGTACCACCATGACTTCTTACTGCACTTGAGAGCATATCATAACCTGCGAGTGTCATAATAGAATAGGAGTTTGGATTATTCATTACTGATTCTGCCACAAAATCTGCCATTTGTGTTGTTTTGCTAAGAGCAGTTGCTGGTGGAAGCTGCATAGAAATAAGCAAAACACCCTTATCTTCTGATGGCACAAGCCCACTTGGCACACGCGTAAAAAGTCCTGCTGTAATTGCCAATAACCCCACAAAAAGAATCACATACAAACTTCCACGTCGAATCGTATGCGCGACTTTTTCAGTAAATTTATGTGTAAGCCAATCAAAGAAAGTGTTGAATTTCTTAACAATATAAAAAGGCTTTGGTTCTTTTGTTTTAAGGATTGACACACAAAGTGCAGGCGTAAGCGTCAAAGCAACAAATCCTGAAATAACAACTGAAATAACAATAGTTACCGCAAACTGCTTGTAAATCTCTCCACTAAATCCTCCAATAAACGCAACAGGAATAAACACCGCAGAGAGCACCAATACAATTGCGATAACCGGGCTTTGAATCTCCTCCATTGCCTTAATCGTGGCTTCTTTTACGGGGAGTTTTTCTGCGTGAATAAGTCGCTCTACATTTTCTATAACAATAATCGCATCATCTACGACGATTCCAATCGCCAAGATAAGCCCAAAAAGTGTCAATAGATTGATAGAAAATCCGAGCAAATACATTCCCGCAAATGAGCCAATAATAGACACTGGCACTGCAATAACAGGAATAATCGTCGCCCTAAAGTTTTGTAAAAAGAAGTAAATAACAATCACAACAAGAATAATTGCTTCAACAAAAGTTTTAATCACCTCACCGATAGATATTTTCACAAATTGTGTTGTATCATAAGGAATCGCATACTGCAAACCATCAGGGAAATCTTTTGAAAGCTCCTCTAGCTTTGCAGCCACACCATCGGCGACATCTAACGCATTGGCTCCGGGTTGCAAAAAAACACCAAAGGCAACTGCCTCTTTTTGATTATAGTAAGCATTCACACTATAATCCTCCGCCCCCAATTCAATCCGTGCAATATCCTTAAGACGCAGAGCAGAACCATCTTCGTTTGTCTTAATCAAAATTTCCTCAAACTCTTTTGCATCACTAAAACGTCCTTTTGTTGTTACACTATAAGTAAATTCTAAATCCTTTCGCACGGGTTCTTGTCCAAAGAATCCTGCGGCAAACTGCGAATTTTGCTCTTGAACTAGAGCAATTACTTCGGAGGGAGTAAGGTTGTATTTGGTCAATTTATCAGGAGAAAGCCAAATACGCATAGAGTATTCTTGTCTGCTAAAGAGTGTTGCATCACCAACGCCCGGCACACGTTTTAACTCATCTAAAATATTAATTGCGGCATAGTTTGCAATATAAGTTGCATCTTGATTGGGCATATCAGAAAATAATGAATAAACCGCCAAAATCGTAGAAGACTGCTTATTAACTGTTACGCCATACCTTTGGACTTCTTGTGGTAATTGACTTAACACAGCTTGCACACGATTATTTACATTGATGGTCGCTTGGTCTGGGTCTGTTTCATTGGTAAAATACACATTAATGCTTAAAGAACCACTAGAAGTGGAAGAACTTTGCATATAAATCATATTTTCTACCCCGTTGATACTATTCTCCAATACACTTGCAACGGTATTAGAAATAACTTCCGCACTTGCGCCGGGATAAGTAGCAGATACTGCGACTTCTGGTGGAGTTACTTGAGGATATTCCTCCACTGCCAAAGAAAAAGCCGACAAAGCCCCAGCAATGACAATGATAATGGACATCACCATTGCCAAAACAGGACGTTCAATAAAAAATTTAGAAAACATTAAAGAATCCTTTGCTTAAGGCTTAGCCTGATTGTTTGGAGCTTGATTGGTCTGTGCCTGATTGAGCGGAGTTACTGGAGCACCCGGGCGCAATTTAATCAACTGACTTGTAACAATTATATCTCCGTCATTCAAACCACTTTTGATTATCACATCGTTACCGATATTATAACCTAACACCACAGGTGTTGGCTGGGCTTTCCCCTCCACAACTTTAAAGACAAAGCTTCCTTTGGCGTCTTGCATTAGTGCTACTTGTGGAATCGCAATGCAATCTTTTGCGATGATTCCATCTAAACGAATGCGCGAAAATTCTCCGGGCACCAACAAATGCTCTGGATTCTCTACAATAGCACGCGCTTTAATTGTTGCCGTACTTGGTTCTAAAACGCTATCAATAAAGTCTAATTTACCAAGATTATCAAAAGGTGTGCCATCAGAAAGCAGATAAATCACCTTGACATTTTCATAATCCAAAGTGCGCAAGAAATAATAATCATTGCTAGGGATAGAAAATTCTGCGTGGATTGGGTCTAATTGCGTAATGGTTGTGAGCAAATTATCTGCTCCTACTTTACCCACCAAATCACCGATGTCGTAACGCTTCATACTGATTTTACCACTTGCAGTTGCCATTACATCAGTGTAACCCAAATCAATCATTGCCGCGTCCAAGTTCGCACGCGTATTTTCATAAGTAGATTGTGCAGAATCATATTCTTTTGGGCTAAGTGCTTTATTTTTGAAAAGCTTTTGTGCTCTAATCCAATCACGTTGTGCAGCTTTAAAAGCTGCTCGTGCCATATTGACAGCTGCTTGATATTTGTCAGGTTCAATTTTAAAGAGCTTATCGCCCTTTTTAACCAATGCACCCTCAACAAAATATTGCTCCAACAAAACTCCCTCTACACGTGCATAGATTCCTACACTCTGCAAACTTGTTAGCTTTGCAGGATATTCAAAGTTAATCGGCACATCTTGTCTTTTAACATTATGCGTATTAACAGGAAGTGCCATATTTTGCTGTTGTTCTCCGCCTTTATTTTCTTTAGAACAACCTGTTAATAAGACAACACCACAAAGGACGCCTAAAAATAATTGAGAAAGTATTTTAAGATAATTTTTCATTTTTTCTCTTTTATATGAATGATTCCAAGCATAGGGCTTGCTTGGTATTTAAATGCCTGTAAGACAATTTGTTTTGTAAAAATTCTGCGTAATGGCATATTACACAAAATTTAATGCGATATTTTAACTCAAAAAAACCTTAAAAATAATAAAAAATCCTGAACTGCTTTAAAAAAACTTCAAAATTCTATAAGACAAAAGAGGTTTCAACCTTTGAGATTCCATTGTTTTTTGCAATCTCAAAGCTACGGATTGCCACGATTCCATAATATAGAATCTCGCAATAACGCATTGTCTAATTTTGCAACCTTTCTGCTTTGTCCCATTCCAAAGGCGCTATAATCTCTCTTAATTGCATTTGTAATTGCTCATATTTTTGGCAAATACATTCTGTTGCGCTTTGCAATCCCTCACCAATTCCGTCCAATGTTTTTATAACTTGACGCGCTTTGATAGAAATATCTTGCAAAACTCCATTGGTCATTGCAGGGCTCATTACTTTCTTACTCAATTTTAAAGTCATCAAACTGATTAATTCGCCATTTTTTTGCATCAACCTTGAAACATTTAAAATATCCTCCAAATCCGTTTGGGCAAATGTTAAACTCTCTTTTAACTCTTGTGTTTTAGAGTGCAAAACAGCCAAAAATTCATAAGAATGTTTGGAATCTTTTTTGACACTCTTGCTTTTGTGCGCATTTTTGGTCTTGGCAAACTCAACACCATTGCAATCTTGCAACAAATTCTTTAAACGAATTTCAAGATTCATTAAGGTTTGCATATGAATGTGAGAAATGATTTCAAAACTTTTTTCTTTAGATTGATTGGCAAAGTTTCTATCTTGCAATTCCTTGATAGCAATATGGAAAGATTCTATATCCATTGTCATTGTATCAATACAAACTGCTCTTTGACGCAAATGCCCAATCTGCGCCTCATAATACTGCCTTAACGATTCTATTTCCAATTTATTCAACATCAATATTACCCTTCTTTAGTGTTTATCAATAATTCTAAAGTGAAGATTGCAAAAGAATTGCTTACCTAAAAGAATCTGATATGATAGAATAATGAGAAAAAATTTGCCAAATGAAGAGAGGAATAAAAGCGGATTTTTTAAATTTAGAGATGTTAATTTTTCTACTAAAAGCCCCCCCCCCCCGCAGGAATAGCCTTTAAGTAAAATAAGATTTATTGTGGTTTGTTTGAATTGCAAAAACATTTCATTCCTTAAATACGCTCAAATGATAGAATAAGTTTCTAATCCACACTAGACTAACAAGCTAAACAATGATTTATTTTATAGAGAATAAAATTAAGATTCCATAAAGTTATATTAATCCATCAAAATTTATGAGAATTTAAGGAAGAGGGAGAATGGTACGCCCGGAGGAATTCGAATCCCCGACCTACAGGACCGCAACCTGTTGCTCTATCCAGCTGAGCTACGGACGCATATATGGTGGAGTGTAGGAGGTTCGAACTCCTGACCTCAACGCTGCCAGCGTTGCGCTCTCCCAGCTGAGCTAACACCCCTACACTTTTACTAAAAGGCGTAATTATAGCAAACAAAGCTTAAATTAAATTTTAAGCTTTTGTAGAGAGTGCAAATAAGTTTCCACCGCACTTTGCAATTCCTCTAAGCTTCCTGAATTGTCAATCACATAACTAGCCATTGCGCATTTATCTTCTAATGGCATTTGCGATTCTATACGACAAAGCGCATCTTGCTCACTTAGGTGATTGCGTTTCTTAAGACGTTCAATCTGTAAATCCTTTGTTGTGTAAATCAGCAGAGATTGCTGAATTGGATAATGTTTTGTCTCAAAAAATAAAGGAATATCAATAAAATATAAAACCTTTTTACTTTCTTGCTTTTGCGCTTGTTGTAGAATCTCTTTTCGGATTTTTGGGTGCAAAATGGATTCCAACTTGCCCCTAGCAACTTTGTCTGCAAACACAATCTTTCCTAATTTTTGCCTATCAATCCTCAATGCGCAATCACTACAATCTGCACTTAAGATTTCATCACCAAAAAGCGCAATCACTTCTTTTGCGCTAGAATCCAATATCGTATGTGCAATCTCATCTGCACAAATAATATGATACCCATAAAGCTTTAGCAGCGAAGCCACTGTGCTTTTGCCACTTGCGATTCCACCGCTTAATGCAATAGCATATCTAAGCTTCAATTTTTCGCTACTCCAAAAAGCATGTTTTTAACGGATTTTGGTAACACAAATGCACTCAAATGTAAATTTGCGTGATAATATTGCAATCCCTCTAACATATCTGCGCGTTGCAACTGAATATCCGCTGTGGGGTGATAGATTTTAGAGGCAAAAATATAACAATCTTGTAAAAGAGACAAAGGCGCGAAACAAGGCATTTTCACCCCAAAATCTCCCAAAGATTCCAATAAACGCTTGACTTCTAAGGTTTCTAAAAGAATCTGTGGTGATTTTATCATTAAAATTCCTTTTTCTTCTAGCAAAGGCTGATAATCCTGCGCTTGCTGTGCAGAATCCAAAAGCAGGACAATATCATAACTTACCCGATTTTCTTGTGTATTTTGCCTTAAAAATTCTTTACTTTGCTGTGGAATCAAAGTAAAGCGCGGGGATTCCATTACTTCTTTATAATGCGGAAAAAAGCTAACAAGCGATTCTAAAACCTTTAAATCAAATTGCAAAAAATCTACGCATAAATCTTGATGACGCAAAAATTCAAAAGCAATTTCTAAGTTGAAACTTCCCGCAATCAATACACGCTTGGGTGCTCTGTGCGAACAAGCCAAGAGATGTGCCAAAAACTCACTTTGCACACAAAGCATTTTTTGAAGCAACATTCCTTCTTCTAGCAAGGCAATCTCACCAAATGCTTTGGAGGTAAAAAGCTCCAATGTATGCCTTTCACCTTTGACTTCGTGCAATTTGCGTTCTATTTTATATTCTTGTTGAAATTTATCGTTATAGGATTTTGTAACCCACATATTTTTCCTTTATTCGTTAAATCTCAAAAGCCTATTGTAATTTTGGTAAAAATATCTTTAAACTTATATGTTTAGTTCAATACCAAATAAAAATCTTTTCCTATAAAGAAAATTTTACTCATTCCCTTGCTTTCTTCTACTACAAGAATCTTTGTAGAAGCATTAAGAAAGTTTTGCACCAAAATGTCTTCGTGTGTCATCGTATTGGGTTCGCACATTTTACGCGTCATTCCGACATTGTCTAGGTGGAAAGATTGCTCTTGAATCAAATAACTTCCAAAAAATTGATTACATCCAAAAGTGCCATAGATTTGATTTTTGGAGAACTGCAAAATCGGGAGATTCTCTACATTTTTTTCTAAAATAATGGTTTTGCCTTTGAAATGATATGAATGGATTTTCCATTCTTTTTTGGATTCCAAAAGCGTTACAAAATCCACTTCCTCACAATTCTTAGCCGTCTTTGTTCCTTGATGATAGCAGGGAGCAAACTTTAGGTCATTGGGAGTAACAACACTAGAACTACAACTTACAAAGGTAAAAGCCGCCGCACTCATCGCCATACCAAACAAACCCCATTTCAAAATTTCTTGCATTTTACGCATACTTACTCCTTAATTTAAACGTACAATATTTACCTTTGCGTTAGAACGCAACTTTTCAAAATATTCATAAATCAAATAATCCTCTTTTTGTTCCATTATTTTTTGCAAAACTACATTGCGCACATTATCATAAGGCAAAAGCGCA from Helicobacter ganmani carries:
- the coaE gene encoding dephospho-CoA kinase (Dephospho-CoA kinase (CoaE) performs the final step in coenzyme A biosynthesis.) gives rise to the protein MKLRYAIALSGGIASGKSTVASLLKLYGYHIICADEIAHTILDSSAKEVIALFGDEILSADCSDCALRIDRQKLGKIVFADKVARGKLESILHPKIRKEILQQAQKQESKKVLYFIDIPLFFETKHYPIQQSLLIYTTKDLQIERLKKRNHLSEQDALCRIESQMPLEDKCAMASYVIDNSGSLEELQSAVETYLHSLQKLKI
- a CDS encoding META domain-containing protein; the protein is MRKMQEILKWGLFGMAMSAAAFTFVSCSSSVVTPNDLKFAPCYHQGTKTAKNCEEVDFVTLLESKKEWKIHSYHFKGKTIILEKNVENLPILQFSKNQIYGTFGCNQFFGSYLIQEQSFHLDNVGMTRKMCEPNTMTHEDILVQNFLNASTKILVVEESKGMSKIFFIGKDFYLVLN
- a CDS encoding spermine/spermidine synthase domain-containing protein, which encodes MWVTKSYNDKFQQEYKIERKLHEVKGERHTLELFTSKAFGEIALLEEGMLLQKMLCVQSEFLAHLLACSHRAPKRVLIAGSFNLEIAFEFLRHQDLCVDFLQFDLKVLESLVSFFPHYKEVMESPRFTLIPQQSKEFLRQNTQENRVSYDIVLLLDSAQQAQDYQPLLEEKGILMIKSPQILLETLEVKRLLESLGDFGVKMPCFAPLSLLQDCYIFASKIYHPTADIQLQRADMLEGLQYYHANLHLSAFVLPKSVKNMLFGVAKN
- a CDS encoding efflux transporter outer membrane subunit, which translates into the protein MFKIFKICFPLAILAILGSGCSLSPKYAQPQTNLPDSQEAIQSAQEIAISQKWWEEFGDETLNRFVEEALQNNYDLLVAMQRVEQARSQWSYARSDRYPNIQAQGGATKNRKNLAQNQPDNYNNFSLSAVLSFELDLWGRARDADRRALAQLFAVKANRDMVRLSLVSNVAESYFGILTLNNQVQISKNTLKSREENYEYRKKEFDVGKISEIDMQQAKSEMASVRAQLQSLLMEQNAAQSAFLILLGRDGAGVFANEIPTQPQDLPNSPMIEAGLPSSILEKRPDIEAAEQNLKAANFNIGIARSAYFPTISLTGLFGYVSPQLNELVNTSNSTWNFGGNFVGNLIDFGRTSSNVDLAKSQYEEMILNYGQTLRTAFGEVRESLFNYQMTGEKLSSLDEQVLALKRTLELANLRYGEGYTNYLEVLSTQSSLFSAELSQQSAKLETLSAAISLYKAFGGGWDKEKYQEE
- a CDS encoding efflux RND transporter periplasmic adaptor subunit translates to MKNYLKILSQLFLGVLCGVVLLTGCSKENKGGEQQQNMALPVNTHNVKRQDVPINFEYPAKLTSLQSVGIYARVEGVLLEQYFVEGALVKKGDKLFKIEPDKYQAAVNMARAAFKAAQRDWIRAQKLFKNKALSPKEYDSAQSTYENTRANLDAAMIDLGYTDVMATASGKISMKRYDIGDLVGKVGADNLLTTITQLDPIHAEFSIPSNDYYFLRTLDYENVKVIYLLSDGTPFDNLGKLDFIDSVLEPSTATIKARAIVENPEHLLVPGEFSRIRLDGIIAKDCIAIPQVALMQDAKGSFVFKVVEGKAQPTPVVLGYNIGNDVIIKSGLNDGDIIVTSQLIKLRPGAPVTPLNQAQTNQAPNNQAKP
- a CDS encoding efflux RND transporter permease subunit, translated to MFSKFFIERPVLAMVMSIIIVIAGALSAFSLAVEEYPQVTPPEVAVSATYPGASAEVISNTVASVLENSINGVENMIYMQSSSTSSGSLSINVYFTNETDPDQATINVNNRVQAVLSQLPQEVQRYGVTVNKQSSTILAVYSLFSDMPNQDATYIANYAAINILDELKRVPGVGDATLFSRQEYSMRIWLSPDKLTKYNLTPSEVIALVQEQNSQFAAGFFGQEPVRKDLEFTYSVTTKGRFSDAKEFEEILIKTNEDGSALRLKDIARIELGAEDYSVNAYYNQKEAVAFGVFLQPGANALDVADGVAAKLEELSKDFPDGLQYAIPYDTTQFVKISIGEVIKTFVEAIILVVIVIYFFLQNFRATIIPVIAVPVSIIGSFAGMYLLGFSINLLTLFGLILAIGIVVDDAIIVIENVERLIHAEKLPVKEATIKAMEEIQSPVIAIVLVLSAVFIPVAFIGGFSGEIYKQFAVTIVISVVISGFVALTLTPALCVSILKTKEPKPFYIVKKFNTFFDWLTHKFTEKVAHTIRRGSLYVILFVGLLAITAGLFTRVPSGLVPSEDKGVLLISMQLPPATALSKTTQMADFVAESVMNNPNSYSIMTLAGYDMLSSAVRSHGGTAFIMLKDWKERKSAGQHSQALAGSLTGQLMKYPSAIIFALNPPPIMGLSLTDGFEMYIQDRTGAPVQELQKNTQLVLEAAQKRPELTGLRTTLSVNVPQYHIDLDREKAKAMGVNVVDAFTTLQATFGAYYVNDFNLFGRTYKVNVQSESPFREKPEDLRNVFVRSNSGELVPISALVKYERVIGPDILERFNLFPAAQISGDAKPGYSSGDALLAIEEVANEVLPEGYTIAFSGSSYQEKASSGTGAVAFIFGLVFVFLILAAQYERWLMPLAVVTAVPFAVFGAILATWLRGLNNDIYFQVGLITLIALAAKNAILIIEFAMQAREHEGKDIYDSAVEAARLRFRPIVMTSLAFTIGVFPLAISTGAGAASRHAIGTGVIGGMLAATFIATFFIPLFYTYFARFSEFIASFRSKHV